In Macadamia integrifolia cultivar HAES 741 chromosome 12, SCU_Mint_v3, whole genome shotgun sequence, the following are encoded in one genomic region:
- the LOC122057188 gene encoding ACT domain-containing protein ACR4-like isoform X2, whose amino-acid sequence METEWSSSWDMDDEYEKFIRRMNPPRVVIDNEACKNATVIKVDSANKHGILLEVVQVLTDLNLIITKAYISSDGGWFMDVFNVTDQEGNKLTDEGLLDYIRKSLGADSCVLPTLRRSVGVEASTDYTSIELTGADRPGLLSEVCAVLTDLKCSVVNAEVWTHNTRAAAVMHVTDEAETGLAITDPQRLSKIKQLLFNVLKGNNKNRGAKTVVSKGSTHTERRLHQMMFADRDYDRSQDNAPDESLRPNVTVVNWYDKDYSVVTIRCKDRPKLLFDTVCTLTDMQYVVSHANVDAEGPEAYQEYYIRHIDGSPVNSEAERQRVIQCLEAAIERRVSEGLKLELCTTDRVGLLSDVTRIFRENSLLVTRAEVTTRAGKALNTFYVRDAAGNPVDAKTIDSIRQVIGQTILQVKGNSENLKSPPQESPTRFLFGGLFKSRSFCNFGLVRSYS is encoded by the exons ATGG AGACCGAGTGGAGCTCTTCATGGGACATGGATGACGAGTATGAGAAATTTATTCGAAGAATGAATCCGCCCAG GGTTGTAATTGATAATGAAGCTTGCAAGAATGCAACAGTTATAAAA GTGGACAGTGCAAACAAACATGGAATACTTTTGGAAGTTGTACAGGTTCTTACAGATCTGAATCTTATCATAACTAAAGCTTATATCTCCTCTGATGGAGGTTGGTTCATGGATG TTTTTAATGTTACAGATCAGGAAGGAAACAAGCTTACAGATGAAGGGCTTCTAGATTATATCCGTAAG TCTCTTGGAGCAGATTCCTGTGTTCTACCCACATTGAGAAGGTCTGTAGGGGTGGAAGCATCCACAGACTACACATCTATTGAGCTTACCGGGGCTGATAGACCTGGGTTACTCTCTGAGGTCTGTGCTGTCCTCACTGACCTGAAATGTAGTGTGGTCAACGCAGAAGTATGGACACACAATACTCGGGCTGCTGCCGTGATGCATGTGACCGATGAGGCGGAAACTGGGTTGGCCATTACTGATCCACAGAGGTTGTCTAAGATTAAGCAACTTCTTTTCAATGTACTAAAGGGTAACAACAAGAACAGAGGAGCTAAGACTGTTGTTTCTAAGGGAAGCACTCATACTGAGAGAAGGCTTCACCAGATGATGTTTGCTGATCGGGACTATGACCGATCGCAAGATAATGCCCCAGATGAGTCGCTGAGACCTAATGTGACGGTTGTTAATTGGTACGACAAAGACTATTCGGTGGTTACCATTCGGTGTAAAGATAGGCCTAAGCTTCTCTTCGACACAGTTTGCACTTTGACAGACATGCAATATGTGGTTTCCCACGCAAATGTTGATGCAGAAGGGCCTGAAGCGTATCAG GAGTACTATATCCGGCATATAGATGGGTCTCCTGTAAATTCAGAAGCAGAACGTCAAAGAGTGATCCAATGTCTTGAAGCAGCAATAGAGAGAAGAGTATCAGAA GGGTTGAAGCTAGAATTGTGCACAACTGATAGAGTTGGGTTGCTATCTGATGTAACTCGCATCTTTCGTGAGAACAGCTTATTAGTCACAAGGGCAGAAGTGACGACCAGAGCAGGCAAAGCCCTCAACACCTTTTATGTCCGTGATGCAGCTGGAAATCCTGTTGATGCCAAGACAATTGATTCCATCCGCCAAGTTATTGGCCAGACGATACTCCAAGTGAAGGGAAACTCTGAGAATTTGAAATCACCACCTCAGGAATCCCCAACCAGGTTTCTCTTTGGTGGTCTCTTCAAGTCCAGgtctttttgtaattttggtCTGGTTAGATCCTACTCTTGA
- the LOC122057188 gene encoding ACT domain-containing protein ACR4-like isoform X1, with the protein MSGQETEWSSSWDMDDEYEKFIRRMNPPRVVIDNEACKNATVIKVDSANKHGILLEVVQVLTDLNLIITKAYISSDGGWFMDVFNVTDQEGNKLTDEGLLDYIRKSLGADSCVLPTLRRSVGVEASTDYTSIELTGADRPGLLSEVCAVLTDLKCSVVNAEVWTHNTRAAAVMHVTDEAETGLAITDPQRLSKIKQLLFNVLKGNNKNRGAKTVVSKGSTHTERRLHQMMFADRDYDRSQDNAPDESLRPNVTVVNWYDKDYSVVTIRCKDRPKLLFDTVCTLTDMQYVVSHANVDAEGPEAYQEYYIRHIDGSPVNSEAERQRVIQCLEAAIERRVSEGLKLELCTTDRVGLLSDVTRIFRENSLLVTRAEVTTRAGKALNTFYVRDAAGNPVDAKTIDSIRQVIGQTILQVKGNSENLKSPPQESPTRFLFGGLFKSRSFCNFGLVRSYS; encoded by the exons ATGTCGGGTCAAG AGACCGAGTGGAGCTCTTCATGGGACATGGATGACGAGTATGAGAAATTTATTCGAAGAATGAATCCGCCCAG GGTTGTAATTGATAATGAAGCTTGCAAGAATGCAACAGTTATAAAA GTGGACAGTGCAAACAAACATGGAATACTTTTGGAAGTTGTACAGGTTCTTACAGATCTGAATCTTATCATAACTAAAGCTTATATCTCCTCTGATGGAGGTTGGTTCATGGATG TTTTTAATGTTACAGATCAGGAAGGAAACAAGCTTACAGATGAAGGGCTTCTAGATTATATCCGTAAG TCTCTTGGAGCAGATTCCTGTGTTCTACCCACATTGAGAAGGTCTGTAGGGGTGGAAGCATCCACAGACTACACATCTATTGAGCTTACCGGGGCTGATAGACCTGGGTTACTCTCTGAGGTCTGTGCTGTCCTCACTGACCTGAAATGTAGTGTGGTCAACGCAGAAGTATGGACACACAATACTCGGGCTGCTGCCGTGATGCATGTGACCGATGAGGCGGAAACTGGGTTGGCCATTACTGATCCACAGAGGTTGTCTAAGATTAAGCAACTTCTTTTCAATGTACTAAAGGGTAACAACAAGAACAGAGGAGCTAAGACTGTTGTTTCTAAGGGAAGCACTCATACTGAGAGAAGGCTTCACCAGATGATGTTTGCTGATCGGGACTATGACCGATCGCAAGATAATGCCCCAGATGAGTCGCTGAGACCTAATGTGACGGTTGTTAATTGGTACGACAAAGACTATTCGGTGGTTACCATTCGGTGTAAAGATAGGCCTAAGCTTCTCTTCGACACAGTTTGCACTTTGACAGACATGCAATATGTGGTTTCCCACGCAAATGTTGATGCAGAAGGGCCTGAAGCGTATCAG GAGTACTATATCCGGCATATAGATGGGTCTCCTGTAAATTCAGAAGCAGAACGTCAAAGAGTGATCCAATGTCTTGAAGCAGCAATAGAGAGAAGAGTATCAGAA GGGTTGAAGCTAGAATTGTGCACAACTGATAGAGTTGGGTTGCTATCTGATGTAACTCGCATCTTTCGTGAGAACAGCTTATTAGTCACAAGGGCAGAAGTGACGACCAGAGCAGGCAAAGCCCTCAACACCTTTTATGTCCGTGATGCAGCTGGAAATCCTGTTGATGCCAAGACAATTGATTCCATCCGCCAAGTTATTGGCCAGACGATACTCCAAGTGAAGGGAAACTCTGAGAATTTGAAATCACCACCTCAGGAATCCCCAACCAGGTTTCTCTTTGGTGGTCTCTTCAAGTCCAGgtctttttgtaattttggtCTGGTTAGATCCTACTCTTGA